From Humisphaera borealis, the proteins below share one genomic window:
- a CDS encoding Gfo/Idh/MocA family protein, translating to MAAIRVAILGAGRPGVRHAEGFKAAGGFEIAAVADLIPQRRKTIMEAFGVKKEVADALDVMSDAGIDAVSICLPNHLHLPVAVAALRAKKHVICETPPTLSASEARKLLTAAAKYGRTVLFAAQRRFGGAEQAAKQAVDKGYIGDAYHARAAWMRTRGIPVGSGEGGVGWYFDPSKSGGGVVLDLGVQMLDLAHDLLGRPRPVSVFATMSDHFHPAGRLPAAAVSVNTAADDHPADDSAAVSSEGTGDGSDADATTPSGAAAGPSGVEDTFFALMKFEGGKTLELSSSWAINQPPTQNGTICRVHGTEGAVDVYTRQGPVLHRKFSQRGDSRETPLKTPKVTHYHAMMRHFRECIQGKAQPLVGPDAGALLMAMVDAIYKSAETGKSVDVR from the coding sequence ATGGCAGCGATACGAGTGGCAATTCTGGGTGCGGGTCGACCGGGCGTGCGGCATGCGGAGGGGTTCAAAGCGGCCGGCGGATTTGAAATCGCCGCTGTCGCGGACCTCATTCCCCAGCGTCGCAAGACGATCATGGAGGCGTTCGGCGTTAAGAAGGAAGTTGCCGACGCGCTGGACGTCATGTCCGATGCCGGCATCGACGCCGTCAGCATCTGCCTGCCGAACCACCTGCATCTTCCGGTGGCGGTGGCGGCGCTGAGGGCCAAGAAGCATGTCATCTGCGAGACCCCGCCGACGCTGTCGGCGTCGGAAGCGCGCAAGCTTCTGACGGCCGCGGCGAAGTACGGGCGGACGGTGCTCTTTGCCGCCCAGCGCCGCTTCGGCGGTGCCGAACAGGCCGCCAAGCAAGCCGTCGACAAGGGCTATATCGGCGACGCCTATCACGCTCGCGCCGCGTGGATGCGCACCCGTGGCATTCCCGTCGGTTCCGGTGAAGGCGGCGTTGGCTGGTACTTCGACCCGTCCAAGAGTGGGGGCGGCGTCGTGCTGGACCTGGGCGTTCAGATGCTGGATCTGGCCCACGACCTGCTCGGCCGGCCTCGACCGGTCAGTGTCTTTGCGACCATGAGCGATCACTTTCACCCCGCCGGCCGGCTCCCGGCGGCGGCGGTCTCCGTCAACACCGCCGCCGACGACCATCCCGCTGATGACTCGGCGGCGGTTTCGTCCGAGGGCACCGGCGACGGTTCCGACGCCGACGCAACCACCCCCTCAGGTGCCGCCGCAGGACCTTCCGGCGTCGAAGACACGTTTTTCGCGTTGATGAAGTTCGAAGGCGGGAAAACGCTCGAGCTGTCGTCGAGCTGGGCGATCAACCAGCCGCCGACCCAGAACGGAACGATCTGCCGCGTTCACGGAACTGAAGGGGCGGTTGACGTCTACACCCGCCAGGGTCCGGTCCTGCACCGCAAATTCAGCCAGCGTGGGGACAGCCGGGAAACACCGCTCAAGACGCCGAAGGTGACCCACTATCACGCGATGATGCGGCACTTCCGTGAATGCATCCAGGGCAAAGCACAGCCGCTGGTCGGTCCCGATGCCGGCGCACTGCTGATGGCGATGGTGGACGCGATCTA
- the serC gene encoding 3-phosphoserine/phosphohydroxythreonine transaminase, with protein MSNRIFNFSAGPAMLPTEVLEKSAVALVDYQGKGFGIAEVSHRGKEFEAVNDEAMTLCKKLLGLGDTHDVLFLQGGATMLFTTIAMNFLHGSADYLVSGEWSKKAAGAAKDLGKANVVGTTEASNFDHSTPTAEWKLNEGADYFHVCSNETVHGHRLPAWPKHPNLIVDASSEFMSRPHPVGDCALVYGGAQKNLGPAGVVLTIVRKDMYAKQKKVPSKLWSFKDQAEGRSMVNTPPTFGIYILLEVFRWLDAKGGLAAMEKINETKAKAIYDAIDASNGFYKGTVSVKEQRSRMNVTYTLPSEELTEEFIKTASKAGMVGLKGYRTVGGIRASIYNAMPVEGAQALATFMKDFASKKS; from the coding sequence ATGTCCAACCGCATCTTCAATTTCAGCGCCGGCCCGGCGATGCTCCCGACCGAAGTTCTCGAAAAATCCGCCGTCGCGCTGGTCGATTACCAGGGCAAGGGCTTTGGCATTGCCGAGGTGAGTCATCGCGGCAAGGAGTTCGAGGCCGTCAACGACGAGGCGATGACCCTCTGCAAGAAGCTGCTCGGCCTGGGCGACACGCACGATGTGCTCTTCCTGCAGGGCGGTGCGACGATGCTCTTCACGACCATCGCGATGAACTTCCTGCACGGTAGCGCCGACTACCTCGTCAGCGGCGAATGGAGCAAGAAGGCCGCCGGCGCGGCGAAGGACCTGGGCAAGGCGAATGTCGTCGGCACGACCGAGGCGAGCAACTTCGATCACAGCACCCCCACCGCCGAGTGGAAGCTCAACGAGGGTGCTGATTACTTCCATGTCTGCTCGAACGAGACCGTCCACGGCCATCGCCTGCCGGCCTGGCCGAAGCACCCGAACCTGATTGTTGACGCCAGCAGCGAGTTCATGAGCCGCCCGCATCCGGTTGGCGACTGTGCGCTGGTTTACGGCGGCGCTCAGAAGAACCTCGGCCCTGCCGGCGTGGTGCTCACGATTGTTCGCAAGGACATGTACGCCAAGCAGAAGAAGGTGCCCAGCAAGCTCTGGAGCTTCAAGGACCAGGCCGAAGGCAGGAGCATGGTCAATACGCCCCCGACCTTCGGCATCTACATCCTGCTGGAAGTGTTCCGCTGGCTCGATGCCAAGGGCGGCTTGGCGGCGATGGAGAAAATCAACGAGACCAAGGCCAAGGCGATCTACGACGCGATCGACGCCAGCAACGGCTTCTACAAAGGCACGGTCAGCGTCAAGGAACAGCGTTCGCGGATGAACGTCACCTACACCCTGCCCAGCGAAGAACTGACCGAAGAATTCATCAAGACCGCTTCCAAGGCGGGCATGGTCGGCCTGAAGGGTTACCGCACCGTCGGCGGCATTCGCGCCAGCATCTATAACGCGATGCCGGTGGAGGGCGCACAGGCACTGGCGACGTTCATGAAGGACTTTGCGTCCAAGAAGTCGTAA
- a CDS encoding DUF1444 family protein → MSSPSREQFVEQLFKVVTKRFPLVKLAEGDEPFTVRVNGNLVGLENLYRMSILKPEDVTHSIERWVVELLRAAEGSPDRELAFDELKERILPMILPENSAAHDGVISESLVEGLRIGYAIDNDRTIAYIPQSHFANWGISVDDLHDTAIENLIRRSEQMSAHAAQDEDGKISLIIFQTMDGYDASRVLLPTLHEKLREHLGSPFCAGIPNRDILLCFRNDDETVARLRAQIKEDFKKMPHQVTDELLLVTADGIAVRE, encoded by the coding sequence ATGTCTTCTCCGAGTCGCGAACAGTTCGTCGAGCAACTTTTCAAGGTCGTCACCAAGCGGTTTCCGCTGGTGAAACTGGCCGAAGGTGATGAACCGTTCACGGTCCGCGTCAATGGGAATCTCGTCGGGCTCGAGAATCTGTACCGGATGTCGATTCTCAAGCCGGAAGACGTCACCCACAGCATCGAACGCTGGGTGGTCGAACTGCTCCGCGCCGCCGAAGGCTCGCCCGACCGCGAACTGGCGTTCGACGAACTGAAGGAACGCATCCTTCCGATGATTTTGCCGGAGAACTCGGCCGCGCATGACGGCGTCATCTCCGAATCGCTGGTCGAAGGGCTGCGCATCGGTTACGCGATCGATAACGACCGAACCATCGCATACATCCCGCAGTCGCACTTTGCCAACTGGGGTATCAGCGTCGATGACCTGCACGATACGGCGATCGAGAATCTCATCCGCCGCAGCGAGCAAATGTCAGCCCACGCCGCCCAGGACGAAGACGGCAAGATCAGCCTGATCATCTTCCAGACGATGGACGGCTACGACGCCAGCCGGGTGCTGCTGCCGACCCTGCACGAAAAGCTGCGCGAGCACCTTGGCAGCCCGTTCTGCGCCGGCATCCCCAATCGCGATATCCTGCTGTGCTTCCGCAACGACGACGAAACGGTGGCCCGGCTTCGGGCCCAGATCAAGGAAGACTTCAAGAAGATGCCGCACCAGGTAACCGACGAGCTGCTGCTCGTGACGGCCGACGGGATTGCGGTGCGGGAGTAG